GCCGTTTccgaaaagaaaaagaaagcgGATCCGTCTAAAAAAGTCGAGTCCAAACGAacggaaacgaaaaaaaaagataccgCGAGCGCCAACGAAACTAGCTCGTCGAATGTTGTTACCGTGCCAAATGCGGATAAGATCAGAGCGAACGTTCGTAAAGGTCTAAACGAACTGTTCGTCAATAAGATGAAAGATTCGCCGGATATTAAACTAACCGAAGAAGAAGTAATGAGCATTCAGTGTTCGATGTGCGTCCATCGACCGTAATTACTATCGAGTATCACTAATGCCGCTATTTTGTTTCGCGTTTTCTGTTTAGGTCAGTTCGCTGGTGTCGTCGGTGGAAGAAGAAATTTTCGTGTTGCATAACAAAGATACAGGAACGAAGTATAAAGCCAAGTACAGGTCGTTGTTGTTCAACATTAAGCAACCGCAGAACACGCTGTTTCGTCGGATTACGCTGGAAAAAAGTCTTTCGCCTTACGATTTGGTTCGTTTAACGCCCGAAGAAATGGCTTGCACCGAGTTGGCCGAGTGGAGGCAGCGAGAAGCCAAACACGAAATCGACATgattaaaaaaactgaactggAAAACCTTCAACTATCCAAGGTACATTCgtaatacctttacctatattataatacatatgtataactacgtacgagtatgtgtcGTGTACGCTGATACTTTACCGTTAATGTTGCGAATTTATTTGGACAGGTACTCGTTTTGAAAACGCATAAAGGCGAATTGGAAATCGAATCGGAACCGTTGCCACCTTGCAAACCGGATCTCATCGTGCCCGATTTACAATCGGAAGATATGCTAGAAGAGAAAGATAAACCGAATGCCAAGAAAACGCTACCGTATTATTTCGGCAAAGAGAAACGCGGCGGCGGTGCCGCTTCGGCTAAAGACGATGCGGCGGATAAGAAAAAGTCGTCGGACAAGAACGCATCCGCTTCGTCTACCAAAGACAAACATCGCAAACACCACGATCACAAAGATAAGCATAAGTCGAGCAAGAGTCGCCGTCGTAGCTCCGAACGCGAGAAACACGCCGGCGCGAGTAGCAAACGCGCTAAAAGCAGCCATAGACGCGGTGGCAGTAAAAGCCCGACTAAGGAGCGTCACCGCAGCGGTAGTCCTTCGACATCGGCTGCGCACACGACCGCCGATCGCGGCAGCCGCAGTACGGAAAAAGAGAAAGACGAACGCAGTCGTAGTCGCCACCGTCACGACAGTGGTAGCGCTGGCAGTCCGAGTCGGAGTAGAAGCAAAAGACCGCGTTCCGCGAGTTCCACTTCGAAAAGGAAGGAGGATAAAACGTGCGAACCAGCGTCAAATGACGTCGGTAGCGCTGAAAGTCGCGATCGCGATAATGCCGCCGAAAAAGTCGACAATTCGATCGAGATGGAAGCTACTGCCGGCGGCGTCACCGATGTCGCCGTTGTTAAGGCCGAAGAAGACGCGATTACGGCCGATTTGTTGAATCCGTTCAAGAGCGTAGACGTAGATTTATCCGATATGGAGCCTACGTCGACTGTAACCATTAAAACGCCGCCCTACACTCGTAGTCCTTCGGAAGCGGCAGCCTGCGTTTGGAAGGGCACGATCGTGATGCCGGATATAGTGCGTTGCAACGTGACGCTCAAGCAAGTATCGGGTAACTGCGAAAGCCTAGAAGACGACATGCATTCGGGCGAGGGAGGCGCCGTCGGACGAATCGACTGCGTCGGTCGTATCGAGCCGAACATAGTGTGGGATTACATCGGCAAGGTGAAAAAATCCGGCAACAAAGATATTCTGGTGTTGCGTTTCGAGTCGCTCGACACGGACGACCAAAATGCCTATCTCAGCTTCTACTCGTACTTGAATAAGAAAAATCGTATGGCGGTCGTAGGCAACATGGGCCCGTCCATTAAAGATTTTTACGTCATGCCGTTAGCTAGTCATAGTCCGATACCGCAAGTTTTACTACCTCTGGACGGGCCCGGTTTCGAAGATTCCCGACCTCATCTACTTCTAGCGGTAGTCGTGCGTAGTCGTCGTAGAAGATACCACGATCTTCTGCTCCACGGTAATCATCACCGCAGCCAGCATCAGAAACATCAAGTTCACGTGCAGTATGTTGGTTCGTCATCTTCGGTAAGTTCTCATCTATCTCGCTCGACAAACTCTACCACTCGTCAATCTAacctcattttcaatttcagcagAAGCAGCTCCAACAACAGGACAGTTTCACGCCACCGCATTCTCCGACTTCTGTGTTTGTTCAAACGGCACGAGTTCCCGTCACTACATCCGCAGCTGGTGAGTTTTCTCCGTTTTCAGTTAACCGtgttttttactcgtacgtGCGTACGTACTAAGGTGACGACGTTTCGTTCAATTTGCAGGAAACGAAGAAGATGAGCCTTACAGTCCGAAAGATGAAGATGATGACGACAACAACAATGACGAAGACGGCGAGGATAACAATAATAACGGCGGCGATGAAGGCGATAACGATAAAGACAACGAAGTCGTCCCAGACGAAAACGACGAATACGATAACGACCGCGACGACGCAGACGAACCGTATTCGCCGAGCGCTCTAGACGAGcaagaatcaaaattcaccatcgACGATTCTGACAATTGCTCGACGATTAAGGTCGACGAAGGTGTAAATTCTTCGAGTTTTGCAGTAAGtaacgccgcgccgcgccgtttTACTAATTTCGTTCCATTCGCGCTTATCTCGcgtattttacaaattttgtccTTTGTTTTGCGCAGAACGACGGCGACCGTCCCGAGTTATACAGTCCGTCGGAACACTTTTTCAACGATATCGAATCGAGCGAAGTCACGTTACCggatactttgaaaaatttactcaacagAGTGAAAAATCGCACCAGCGAGCCGTTGCCAGCTGCGGGCGATAGTGGTGGATCGAGCGGAGGCATTTTAGCAGTCGATCCTATAGTGAACGCGTACAAAAAAAGCGCCGCCAACGAATCGGAAGAAGAAGCGGACGATGCGACTTACGAAGAACCCGCTTATACTCCGCCACAAAGCGTAATCAAccttgacgacgacgacgacgacgacaacgacgacgagcAAGATAACGACGATGGTAACGGTGCTGTTGGAGACGGAACTGGCGACTCTGAACATTTCGATAACAACAATAACGATAGTACCGACGAGGATCGCGGTGTAGGCGAAAACGACGAAAGtttgagtgagaaaaaaatcgacgataGTAATAATTCGTCCAACAACGAAAACGAAGCGAAAACTAACCAACGAATCGAGCTTACGACGCTGACGCCGACGCCGACGCCGGTGGCGGTGGCGGAGTCACCCGAAGAAAGTAAAGCGAATCGCGACCCTCGTCGTAAAACGACCGCCGCCGTCGCCGCGGCCACCGTTATTTCGCAACCGCCGCCTCCGGGTATGGAGGACGAATTTGGTTCGCTGCCTGCGGTGCCGAAAAACGACGTCATTAACCCGATGATGATGGGTGCGGCCGGCATGACAGACGCCGGCTACGGTACGCAAATACCGTACGCGTACGCGACGCCGTTTGCCGCGATGATGTCGCAACCGCCGCCGGGGCAAATGTATTTGACTCCGGCTGCCATGTATCCGCAACCGTACATGGCGGCGACTGCGACACCGCCGCCTCCTGCGCAGATTTACGTGCCACCTCCGCCTCCTCCGTCAGCGATGCTTCGCACCGATCCTTCTATGATTCCATTACCAATCGACGCTCCCGACGGCAAGAGATCGACCGAAAAAAGGAAATCGGAATGCGAAAAAGACGACGATTCGAGCGACGATAAGAAATCCTCCAAGTCGTACAAGAAGCACAAGTCGTACTACACATCCGATTCTAAATCGAGCGAAGGCACCAGATCGTCGCCGAACAGGTAATAAGTAATAACGAAATACGTCGCGTCGTATTATTATACTGTTTACACTAATACCTACTCGTTTGTTGACTGTTAGCAGGCATCGCAGCTCGAGTTACGAATCTCACCGTCGCGGTTACCAAAGAGACGACGTCGAATCCGGCACCAGTAGTTCGTCTCGGTACGGACACAAGtacggcggcggcggcagcaGTAGCAGAAGTTACCGAGATCGAGGCGGATATTGGAAAAGCGGCAGCGATTATTCGTCGTCCAGTCATAAGAGATATTCTCGCAATGGCAGCAGCGACAGAGATCGTAGTAGTTCCAGCAAACGTAGCCGATGGGAAGGTTCCAAACACGATCACGAAGATCGAGAACACGATTCGAAAAAAGATAAAGACAAGTCCGCCGAACATTCGAAGAAATCTGATTCGTCTAGGCGTAGTCGAAGCTAAAAATGCCCACCTATATTCGTTCTTCGGTACTCCTTTTCCTGTCGTCTCACCCAACCTCgcgtgtttgttttttttttttacaaaaccgtgttttttctgagaaaaaaaaatgtttgtatatGATTTTTACGAATATGTGCCCGTGTTCGCCTGCTGcaatttgtatgtatgtatgtacattgtaaaTGCTATATTTACAGTACACGAATACCTCCTTGTTCCTCTGTATTGTAAccgatatttttgtaatttaatgaTCTCCGAATTTTATGtgtatgtatgtgtgtgtgtgtgtgtgtttcttcgatttattttattgttacTACTGCTACGTGTATAAATTATTGTTGTTGATGTTGTTATCGTTATCGTTATCGTGGTCATTATTGCTGTTGGACCATCTTTTCGCGGCggtacgtgtttttttttttgtttttttttgctaaggGATTATTTCTTTTACGCgctgtattttatttattcgggTGATAGCTATctttattatgtattatttttctgCGGAGAGTCGAATAATGAAATTGCCGACTGATTGATGGTGAATAACAGAAAACAACCCaacctttttctaaaatttgtcaCCTTTGATGcaaatatgtatatgtatgtaaaACGTACATCACATCGTGGGAAGAGCCGTTCTGCCTACAGGATGACTAAATTTTTGAACGTGGAAAAGTTACCGCTCGATTCTGATACGTTGGTATTTTCATTAAAGATGGTGTCACTGCGCTGTGCTTGTGCGATAAATACGTTGTAGTTTCGCTGCTACGGGCCCGCTGTTCATTGTTAATAAGGTATTTGCGTAGATTATTGATATTGCCGGATCCTTGAATCGTGTCTATGTATACttcaattgtttttattttacgattGTTAAAAGTGTcgaattttactcttttttttattattctagTCTGCGTAATAAATTATGCGCGTATGGGATGGGATGGCAGGTTTTACGTTCAACGTTTGTAAATTCTGTAAATAAATACGTACGCGGATATCGTCTAATCTAATGCGGCGCTCGTATGTGGCTGTAGCAGTGGCGTGTGAAATAGCAACCTAGTCGTGGCGACGGTGACGAGCGGTTTCCAGTTTCCTACCGCCAAATAGCACTCGtaaattgaacttttgtttCGTACGAACACTGACGATAACGATAACGAAAACAATGTAAAGTAGTCAGAGACAACCGCATTTTACTTTAGTACTCGTGTAATGCACGTACGtcattaagtacatacatattcgTATGTACGATTAATAATTGTACCTTCTACCCATCTAAGTCTATTTCTATTGTAAGAGGTGCCCCTCGGTTATACGCTTatacatacataagtacatacataggtatgcttggtacctaatacctataccacTGATGTACCGATGACTAAGTTTAGTGCGCTGTAAATAATGTGTATTTACTATTTACCATTGACCGCAATCAATGTACATACTATACCTGCGAGTATACCATACCTATTGTAGAATTTTTCGCAGATTTTTTTGTAGtgcctatttttttcttcgcgacACGCGATGGTTAAAACTTTTGTTTAGGTAAATATTTTGCAGATGTTTGTACTATGATTTGATGTTTCGTTatgtttcgttttattttcattttaataaaataagtaTGAAACCAATTAAAAATGTGTACCCGATTGCTTATCGTACGAGTGTATATAAATCGACATTTTACGCAGCTACATAATATGTACGTTACATACTCGTATCCCTGCCGAtctcatttcaaattcaaaaccttATTCCCGATGCTGTTATTATTTTGGAAGTCAAAAATACCCCGAAAAGAAATGCAAAAGCGTTAGTtcgtgtacatattttttggggCAAGAAAACTTCTTGTTACGAATCGAGTCAAATTTTGGACTGAGGAGGTGGTGGAGGGGTTCGAGACTGCGAATTCATCTCTAGCGTCAGATCTTCACCAGAACGCAGAGGTCGGTGAGGATGAAAATGACGTTCATTCTGCAATTTGGACTTGTGGTGTGTGAATGAGTCGCAATTTCTCCCTGAAGCCGCGATGCACGACTCAAaggacaccagattcggactcagcgacctcgaattagtcgaaaatgaccctttactcgatttttttggaaattaaaaatccaaaaaatgcaaaggggttataGTTTACTTAcgcattttttttggcaaaaaatttttcgttgccaatcgagctgaaaatttggttcgtGGGGGTTTTTAggacggggaattcattgccGGTGTCAGATTGTCGCCATGACGCTTCCTTCTTCtgaaaattagccattttttggactcaaaatgagCTAGAAAAaggttgtcaaattttgcatttttaatcacgatttctgactaattcgagcacgctgaatccaaaaatgacgtttgttttgcaatcggacTCGTATTCGGTGAAttagtcgcaatttctcactgaagcaaCGTCCCTCGACacaaatggacaccagattcggactcggcgacctcgaattagtcgaaaacgacattttactcgatttttttggaaatcaaaaaaatacaaagggGTATgttcatacttttttttgaggaaaaaaactttttgtcgccaatcgagctgaaaatctgTTTCgaggggttttttgggacggggaattcattgccGGTGTCTAATTGCCGATACGAAGCTTCCTTCTACTCGTAAATGGCACTTTCTTGGACTCaaaatgagctggaaaaaagttgtcagatttttcatttttgattgcgttttctgactaatttgaggtcgctgaatacgaaaatgacgtttgttttgcgatcgggctcgtattcggcgaaatattcGCAATTTCTTGCTAAAGAAAACAACTACGAAAAAtatggacaccagattcggactcggcttGCTGAAATTAGTCTAAAACGACCCTTTGCtcgattttttcggaaatcaaaaaaattcaaaaaatgcaaaggggttagttcgtgcatttttttgggcaaaaaaacttttcgtcgccaatcgagctgaaaatttggtttgtggggttttttgggacggggaattcattgccGGTGTCAGATGGTCGCCATGACACTTCCTTCTTCtgaaaattacccattttttggactcaaaaagagatagaaaaaagttgtcaaattttgcatttttaatcacgatttctgactaatttgagcacgctgaatccaaaaatgacgtttgttttgcgatcggacTCGTGTTCGGCGATttagtcgcaatttctcactgaagcagcgtcCCTCGACAAAActggacaccagattcggactcgacgacctcaaattagtctaAAACGACcctttgttcgatttttttgaaattcaaaaaaatacaaaaaatacaaaggggtatgttcatacatttttttgagaaaaaaacctttttgtcaccaataaagctgaaaatctggtgaggggggttttttgggtcAGGGAATTCATTGCCGGTGTCTAATTGCCGATACGAAGCTTCCTTCTACtcgaaaatggcacttttttggactcaaaatgagCTGGAAACAAGttgtcagatttttcatttttgatcgcgttttctgactaatttgaggtcgctgaatacgaaaatgacgtttgttttgcgatcgggctcgtattcggcgaaatattcGCAATTTATCGAGGATCGAGGAAGAAAACaactacgaaaaaaatggacatcACGACatcagattcggactcggcttGCTGGAATTAGTCTAAAACGACCctttgctcgatttttttgaaattcaaaaaaatccaaaaaatccaaaggggtacgttctacatttttttgagaaaaaaaactttttgtcgccaatcaaGCTAAAAATAGGGCTACGGAGGTTTTTTGGTACGGGGAATTCATTGCCGGTGTCAGATTGTCGCCACGACGCCTCCttctactgaaaatttgccaatttttaaactcaaaatgagattgaaaaaagttgtgaaattttgcatttttaatcacgttttctgactaattcaAGCACGCTggatccaaaaatgacgtttgttttgcaatcggactcgtattcggcgaattagtcgcaatttctcactgaagcaaCGTCCCTCGACacaaatggacaccagattcggacttggcgacctcgaattagtcgaaaacgacatttcactcgatttttttgtatatcaaaaaaattcaaaaaatacaaaggggttatttcatgagttttttttggaaaaaaacctttttgtcgccaatcgagctaaaaatctggttcgaggggttttttgggacggggCCTTCATTTCCGGCGTTCAATCGTCCGGGCGAAGCTCCCTTCTACtcgaaaatggcactttttttaaactcaaaatgagctggaaaaaaattgtcaattttcacaCTTTAAAccacgttttctgactaatttgaggtcgttGAACCCGAAAATGACGTTTGTGTTTCAATCCAGTCCCGAATGGGtgagaaaacgtcattaaaagtacgaatttaggcgtttttttgacatcatttgTGAAACTCAAAGAAGTTCCACTTTCTAGCAGAAGGAAGCTGCGTATTGGCGATTGGACGCCGGATTTGAATTTCCCGTCCCaataaaccccccccccctccctagCCAAAAACTGGAGTCGCTGACGCGCATATTTCGatgagtcaatttttgagtaaaaaagctgCATTTTGAGCCAAAAAGTGACCCATCGAAATATGCGCGTCAGCGACTCCAGTTTTTGGctagggaggggggggggtttattGGGACGGGAAATTCAAATCCAGCGTCCAATCGCCGATACGCAGCTTCCTTCTACTCGAAAAGGGCacttttttgagttgaaaaaaaagtcaacaaaaccatcgaattttgcgtttttaaattacgttttctgactaatccgagcacgctgaattcaaaaatgacgtttgtttggcgatcggactcgtattcggcaaaatagtcgcaatttctctgCACTGAAGCAGCGTCCCACGACACAAATGGGCAACACATTCGTACTCGATTATCTCGAATCATTCGAAAATCACCTCTTTTCGTCGCGAATCGAGTCGAAATTAGGGCTTATATGGTTTTTGTTTTGGGACGCGAATTCATTTGCGGTGCCAGTTTTTCATCAGAGGCCAGAGCGTGGTTTTTGCCAAGAAATTGCACATTTCAGGTCCGGAAATTGGccctcaaaaaatgatcaaatgctcgcgtttttgaaatttcgttaaaCCACGAGTTCGTAACTTTCGAGATGAATTCACTCGTTATAGTCAAATTGATCCGTTGCTTGATGGCCGTTTGAAATAGTTGCTGTAAAGGATCTGTACGGGTAGCTACCAGTAGCCCTATAatatgtaatgtaggtactagCGGTAGAGCAGAATCGCCAGCTGTACTCGTAGAGGTGCTGCTGCCAGAGTCCGGGCCATCGGAAATTATTACTCGGATAACGGGTATGATGGTTgcagtaggtagtaggtataggtacctcgTAAATTGGCATCATCGTACGAGTAAGTACGAGCGCGAGCTGTTAGCGTGCAAGTGTAATAATAGGGTACTCGAATGCGCAGGCAGGGCAGGGCAAGACAGGGCAGGATCTGCGAATACTCGCAAGCTAATCGTCTAATCGAGTACACGCGGTTTTTAATCAGAGTTTATTGGATTGAAAGGAGCAGATTTAATGGGGTGCGACGATTGGATGCTCGATTGACTTTGATGCGAGAGAAATGCCGCGCTATTTGCGTATCAGTGAATACGAGTAGATGAATAGGTATGTACGCGTATGGATAGACACACTCGTATCTGCGGACTCGATTTCGCAGCCTCAACTCGCAGTGCAGTGCAGTGCAGTGCTGATTAGTGGACTGGTTTCTATCTGGTAATTCGGTTGGtacagccgcagccgcagccgtGTCCCTCCATCACCGCAGCAATTATGCAGATGCAGATGCAGGTAAACTTACCCATCTGTAGACTACCTAAGCCATATACCTACCTCTAGGCCTACTGCGATTTCGAGCATAAAACGAGCTTCGACTTTTGATCAGTTTGGTTGTTTTGTTTTCGGTTTTGCCATTCAGATCGGcgagtttatttcatttttcaccgTCGTCACGTTATGTTTGATTATTTGCGCACATTCCGCCGcaagtacgtacctatctacctacctacctacctacctattatttattCACGACTCGCTTCATTAGGATTAATAGTTACCATATGGcgctttaaaattttactacgcaaattggaaaaattctagtCATTATCGCTACGCGAATTGAATCGAAATTTCGCAACTAGGGCTTTCACATTATACCAAAACGTCTCTGTGGAATTGGCCCTTTTCTCAGAAGTGTTcttattttcaacgattttttggGGACGCCAAATATGATGCCTTCGTATTTTTGTGGTCACAATTATAAGAAATGGACATCGGATTCTTCTAGAATTCTTTGACAACTTGTTCGAATTATTTATACTCTTATGTAACTCAAAACACAGAAGCAGTCCgcatttgaaaacaatttggaCGATTTTGATTGGCAGTGTTTCTGCACGTTGAACATGTACTTTTGAATTTGTTTAAATTGCTACCTAATCTACTTAAATCGCATAATTACCTATCGTACATTATGAAAGCGATGAATGATATTTCAAccagtccttttttttttttgccatgttgcaattttcagcaaaaggcGTTGGATCGTGTCCGATCAAACAATCGGTGAAGAACTGTCTACCGAAATGTATAAGCGATTACGAATGTTACGGAAATAAACGTTGCTGTCCGAATATTTGTAATTCGAAATCTTGCGCCGATGTAAATCCTGGTCATTGGGGAAACGACGATCGCCAATCAGGTAAATCGAAATCGACCCCGATGCAGCGACTGAGCGACAACGGGAGGAATGAGGAATAACCTTATTGTTCTGTTGCAGACGAAGTCATCATTTGCGGCAATGTGAGGTGTCAGCCTAGGCAAACGTGCAAATCTGAAGGTCCGATGAAACGTCCAAAATGTTCGTGGTAGACGTAGACGTAGACGTAGACGATCAACCGGCACGGCCAGACGAATTTGTATCGTTAATCAACCAGAGGTCTCAATTTGCTCACACACGAAGAGTAGGCTATTTTCGATTATGCTCGAGAGTTTTATTAATTCGTGCCACGGCTTTACACGTACATATCACTGATTCGCACTCACATAGGTTTATTGTAATACTCGTAACTCTACCATTAAATAGGTGCCTATTATAGCCTACCGACTCGTAGCtattaagtaataaaaatattatttctgttggttggatatg
This region of Planococcus citri chromosome 5, ihPlaCitr1.1, whole genome shotgun sequence genomic DNA includes:
- the pps gene encoding death-inducer obliterator 1 isoform X1 codes for the protein MSCSQFIEHEEEDKNDTLVIIVNGDGTVTVDPLTLERVLSQQSRPAVSVIRFENTDEPDSQTENVLVDNNEKTVDDKEKPCRKVNLVIEGYYPSASPNAVDRNTTDSVVSSTVGTPPLPTRNSSEFLDLLAEELEIPVSQLPSQSNMHAAAGDGGIGDSLVDAFSEMAPEQLKRVETALHSEKAKQILGDDVTCVLDTLKLNEEHDDWVHLDHCYTNIYGSKKQIQPERMPNVVVQDSEMATMLTIKVGGSGDSCVSSPKDLDANSTSDLSNVSNETLELTMPENIEVINVQLPTNESSAESSNPKRKNVLPTKAKLVTGNKIVPIKSAPPHHLQDYPIKHDRSSTIAAATPQKVKRRSKDGSKNEIVLPERIVTEDEVDGVKVFKPTRNDKRINKPCSLTLSKDPSSMLKAHPQLVQSKLNLIKKVDPSISHPSHQQPDKALSGDGVSTKHSVDVATKELSDAKNIPAKKENNARKTSTPATPETFGPALFSTPDIIRKINSEGGETTSMYSRDDDNSISVDQQTADIEKRMSALENGEAILDELHLQVEMQKEMERITSQSNDDKLLSDLENSADEDQVDVNESGVNASAATNTSSLSTKNYHYQSNLDLDLDLDLEDSENENQNVSTTSKADSLDKSDNSDKNEGEYEDDPNKLWCLCNKPHNNRFMICCDACDNWFHGKCVGISKALGEKMEQDGTEWLCPSCRKEKFAKERENKSKLPAAKSTASRLANRHGRSELTGGGASTSDELSDSKTALSTPSVDGHFPSANAIAGGSGEQAVRRKSSTSGEKLSSSPCVECKEKKAQLNSVYCSAECVLTYVTNSLKNLNNGQRIPLSEDRKINMIDRKTGHRVAGTRAPAVGDLKEWLLRNPNYEIDRPCALPTCRPNYASTFTKSVPKKPANPSIKSKEAMGMALATTPTAAGAVKLPFSRSIQMVKAAKMNQESAALKDGMTQVSMKQFVVKKVVPETVTSNSGVKDPAVASVSATTMPVRKEDFKLKEKQRQIKIIPVQPLPSKPVEEQKEKTTSAIKKSSSGIAAIAATTAATPVLASVSVAAAAPVAAVSEKKKKADPSKKVESKRTETKKKDTASANETSSSNVVTVPNADKIRANVRKGLNELFVNKMKDSPDIKLTEEEVSSLVSSVEEEIFVLHNKDTGTKYKAKYRSLLFNIKQPQNTLFRRITLEKSLSPYDLVRLTPEEMACTELAEWRQREAKHEIDMIKKTELENLQLSKVLVLKTHKGELEIESEPLPPCKPDLIVPDLQSEDMLEEKDKPNAKKTLPYYFGKEKRGGGAASAKDDAADKKKSSDKNASASSTKDKHRKHHDHKDKHKSSKSRRRSSEREKHAGASSKRAKSSHRRGGSKSPTKERHRSGSPSTSAAHTTADRGSRSTEKEKDERSRSRHRHDSGSAGSPSRSRSKRPRSASSTSKRKEDKTCEPASNDVGSAESRDRDNAAEKVDNSIEMEATAGGVTDVAVVKAEEDAITADLLNPFKSVDVDLSDMEPTSTVTIKTPPYTRSPSEAAACVWKGTIVMPDIVRCNVTLKQVSGNCESLEDDMHSGEGGAVGRIDCVGRIEPNIVWDYIGKVKKSGNKDILVLRFESLDTDDQNAYLSFYSYLNKKNRMAVVGNMGPSIKDFYVMPLASHSPIPQVLLPLDGPGFEDSRPHLLLAVVVRSRRRRYHDLLLHGNHHRSQHQKHQVHVQYVGSSSSQKQLQQQDSFTPPHSPTSVFVQTARVPVTTSAAGNEEDEPYSPKDEDDDDNNNDEDGEDNNNNGGDEGDNDKDNEVVPDENDEYDNDRDDADEPYSPSALDEQESKFTIDDSDNCSTIKVDEGVNSSSFANDGDRPELYSPSEHFFNDIESSEVTLPDTLKNLLNRVKNRTSEPLPAAGDSGGSSGGILAVDPIVNAYKKSAANESEEEADDATYEEPAYTPPQSVINLDDDDDDDNDDEQDNDDGNGAVGDGTGDSEHFDNNNNDSTDEDRGVGENDESLSEKKIDDSNNSSNNENEAKTNQRIELTTLTPTPTPVAVAESPEESKANRDPRRKTTAAVAAATVISQPPPPGMEDEFGSLPAVPKNDVINPMMMGAAGMTDAGYGTQIPYAYATPFAAMMSQPPPGQMYLTPAAMYPQPYMAATATPPPPAQIYVPPPPPPSAMLRTDPSMIPLPIDAPDGKRSTEKRKSECEKDDDSSDDKKSSKSYKKHKSYYTSDSKSSEGTRSSPNSRHRSSSYESHRRGYQRDDVESGTSSSSRYGHKYGGGGSSSRSYRDRGGYWKSGSDYSSSSHKRYSRNGSSDRDRSSSSKRSRWEGSKHDHEDREHDSKKDKDKSAEHSKKSDSSRRSRS